The following proteins come from a genomic window of Aequorivita marisscotiae:
- a CDS encoding carboxymuconolactone decarboxylase family protein, with protein sequence MKNNIVEEFNAYREKMNEKMLADNNKIIKRIFNLDTNAYMEGALPKKTKELLGLGNSLVLRCDDCVRYHLEECHKLGLTKEEVVEGMSISLLIGGTIVIPHLRRAFEYWEALEEKN encoded by the coding sequence ATGAAAAATAATATAGTTGAAGAATTTAACGCCTATCGCGAAAAGATGAATGAAAAGATGCTTGCGGATAACAACAAGATCATCAAGCGAATTTTTAATTTAGACACCAATGCCTATATGGAGGGCGCCCTACCTAAGAAAACGAAGGAGTTGTTGGGCTTGGGAAACTCACTGGTACTTAGATGCGACGATTGCGTGCGGTACCATTTGGAGGAATGCCACAAACTAGGTTTAACCAAGGAAGAAGTAGTTGAAGGCATGAGTATTTCCCTACTTATTGGCGGCACCATTGTGATTCCACATTTACGCAGGGCTTTTGAATATTGGGAAGCCTTGGAAGAGAAAAATTAA
- the lptB gene encoding LPS export ABC transporter ATP-binding protein: MKLKAENLMKSYKGRKVVKGITVEVNQGEIVGLLGPNGAGKTTSFYMIVGLIKPNGGRIFLEGTEITKYPMYKRAQHGIGYLAQEASVFRKLSVEDNILSVLQLTKLSKKEQRAKMESLIEEFGLGHIRKNRGDLLSGGERRRTEIARALATDPHFILLDEPFAGVDPVAVEDIQRIVAQLKNKNIGILITDHNVQETLAITDRTYLMFEGSILKHGVPEELAADEMVRKVYLGQNFELRKKKLEF; this comes from the coding sequence ATGAAGCTAAAAGCCGAAAATTTAATGAAATCCTATAAAGGCCGAAAGGTCGTTAAAGGAATTACTGTAGAAGTAAATCAAGGAGAAATTGTTGGGTTACTGGGTCCGAATGGGGCTGGTAAAACCACTTCATTCTATATGATTGTGGGCTTAATTAAACCCAATGGCGGCAGGATTTTTTTGGAAGGAACCGAGATTACCAAATACCCAATGTACAAACGCGCACAACACGGAATTGGTTATTTGGCGCAGGAAGCTTCTGTTTTCAGAAAATTAAGCGTGGAAGACAATATTTTAAGCGTTTTACAACTTACAAAACTTTCAAAAAAAGAACAGCGCGCCAAAATGGAATCGCTAATTGAAGAATTTGGCTTAGGGCACATTCGCAAAAACCGGGGCGATCTTTTAAGCGGTGGCGAAAGAAGGCGTACCGAAATTGCTCGCGCCTTGGCAACCGACCCGCATTTTATTCTTCTGGATGAGCCCTTCGCTGGCGTTGACCCTGTTGCAGTGGAAGATATTCAGCGAATTGTAGCGCAACTTAAAAACAAAAACATCGGTATTCTTATAACCGATCACAACGTTCAGGAAACACTTGCTATTACAGACAGAACGTATTTAATGTTTGAAGGAAGCATCTTAAAACACGGCGTCCCCGAAGAACTTGCTGCAGACGAAATGGTGCGAAAAGTATATTTGGGACAAAATTTTGAACTTCGGAAGAAGAAATTGGAGTTTTAA
- a CDS encoding GxxExxY protein: MANKTIGCALEVHKALGPGLLESACQECLFYKLKLKGINVEKQKPMLLIFEDVKLEIGYRIDLLVENKVIIEIKSVESLKDVHLAQTLTYMRLGGFKLGLLINFNVSLLKQGIKRVINGDL; the protein is encoded by the coding sequence ATAGCTAATAAAACTATAGGCTGTGCATTGGAAGTTCATAAGGCACTTGGGCCCGGCTTATTAGAATCTGCCTGCCAAGAATGCTTATTTTATAAATTAAAGCTGAAGGGAATAAATGTTGAGAAACAAAAACCGATGCTTCTAATCTTTGAAGATGTAAAACTAGAAATTGGTTATCGAATTGATTTATTAGTCGAAAATAAAGTCATTATAGAAATAAAAAGTGTGGAATCTTTAAAGGATGTTCATTTAGCACAGACTCTGACTTATATGAGACTTGGCGGTTTTAAGTTAGGACTTCTTATAAATTTTAACGTAAGTCTATTAAAACAGGGTATTAAAAGAGTTATAAATGGAGACCTGTAA